From Peromyscus maniculatus bairdii isolate BWxNUB_F1_BW_parent chromosome 8, HU_Pman_BW_mat_3.1, whole genome shotgun sequence, a single genomic window includes:
- the Trim7 gene encoding E3 ubiquitin-protein ligase TRIM7 isoform X2, with protein sequence MATVGPRTGPNAGAEALALAAELQGEATCSICLEFFQEPVSVECGHSFCRACITRCWERPAAGTGTATRTLPFPLPCPQCREPARPSQLRPNRQLAAVASLLRRFSLPPTVSGECGTPKAAAGAAAARCSQHGEQLKLYCQDDGRAICVVCDRAREHREHAVLPLEEAVQEAKELLDSRLKALKKELEEYDVFRSTEERESKELLKQMVAEKEKVGAEFQALRAFLVEQEGRLLGRLEVLSREVTQKQNENMAQLENEITQLSKLTSQIQETAQKPDLDFLQEFRSTLSKCSSMPGSKPTTVSSEMKNKVWNVSLKSFILKGLLKKFKEDLRGELEKEEKGSSQKERKRKTERDRQTD encoded by the exons ATGGCGACCGTGGGGCCGCGGACCGGGCCGAACGCGGGGGCCGAAGCGCTGGCCCTGGCGGCAGAGCTCCAAGGAGAGGCGACGTGCTCCATCTGCCTAGAGTTCTTCCAGGAACCGGTGTCGGTCGAGTGCGGCCACAGCTTCTGCCGCGCCTGCATCACGCGCTGCTGGGAGCGTCCCGCCGCGGGCACCGGCACGGCGACCCGCACGCTGCCCTTCCCACTGCCCTGCCCGCAGTGCCGCGAGCCCGCGCGCCCCAGCCAGCTGCGGCCCAACCGACAGCTGGCCGCGGTGGCCTCGCTGCTTCGGCGCTTCAGCCTGCCCCCTACCGTCTCGGGGGAGTGCGGGACCCCGAAGGCGGCGGCCGGGGCGGCGGCCGCGCGCTGTTCGCAGCACGGGGAGCAGCTTAAGCTCTACTGCCAGGACGACGGCCGTGCCATCTGCGTGGTGTGCGACCGCGCCCGCGAGCATCGTGAGCACGCGGTGCTGCCCCTGGAGGAGGCGGTGCAGGAGGCCAAG GAGCTGCTGGATTCCAGGCTGAAGGCCTTGAAGAAAGAACTAGAAGAGTATGACGTGTTCCGGTCTAcggaggagagggagagcaaggagcTTCTG AAGCAGATGGTTGCCGAGAAGGAGAAGGTGGGGGCAGAGTTCCAGGCACTTCGGGCCTTTCTGGTGGAGCAGGAGGGTCGGCTTTTAGGCCGACTGGAGGTGCTGTCCCGGGAAGTGACCCAGAAGCAGAATGAGAACATGGCGCAGCTGGAGAATGAGATCACTCAGCTGTCCAAGCTCACCAGCCAGATCCAGGAGACAGCTCAGAAGCCGGACCTAGACTTCCTCCAG gaattCAGAAGCACGCTAAGCAA ATGCAGCAGTATGCCTGGTTCCAAGCCAACCACGGTCTCGTCGGAGATGAAGAATAAAGTGTGGAATGTTTCCCTCAAGAGTTTCATCTTAAAAGGATTGCTGAAGAAGTTCAAAG AGGATCTCCGGGGAGagctggagaaagaggagaaag GCAGCagccagaaagagagaaagagaaagacagagagagacagacagacagactga